GCAGGGGAAGGGAACGGGGAAGAGAGAGCCTGAGCGGGGCTTTCTCAAACAGCTAAGGAGGGGAAAAGGGAGGTTCAAAAACAGCCATCAATTGTgagataaaaacacagcaaccaCTGAACAATTAAAATCAGTGACTGTTGACTCTTTGTTCCATCAAATTTCAGGCAGGCCGTCTCAAACACAGCCCAAGCAGCTATCAGGGTCCATCTGTCTGGCTGTGATCTGTGAGCCCTGGGTGATGATGTGTGTGACTGAGCAGTATGTGATCTTTGGGCTCTCCCAGCGCCACGGGCAGGACGACATATGGCACCTGCTGCTTGAACATGTGGTAATGATGGTGAGCATATCTGCACACAAATCGTGTGCACTTGCGCGCGCAGCAACCAGTGGCAGATTGCGGACATaacataaataatgaaaaagtgCAGTTTTCCCAGTCGTTGAACAGCAGAGTATTTATGTAGGCTGTAATCAACACGATGGCACGAACAAAGTGCTTAATTTACCTCCAGTTCGGCAGCGATTCTCTCCTCCTCTAATTCCTCCTTGTCCCCAGAGGCCAGTGTTGGGGGCGTAGATGCAGGACGAGGGTTTTCAGACACGGTCCTCCTCAGTTTTATGTGAGGTTTCTGGCCTTCGGTTtcttcagattcagatttctgGAAGAAAAAGAGCTTTTAACTTATCTGAAGCCAGTGTCAGAAGCTTACAACTTCAATATTATAACAAGAAGCAACAATATTTTGACCCATGTGGTCTGTTATACAAATGAACAGATACGCTGACACCATCTTCTCCCCATACAGAAGAAATAATGTGTTGATTTGCAGATTTGAGGAGGATTAAAATGTCCATCTGTCAATAAAATGCAGCGTGTGATTATTGcgtatgcttttttttttctttttttggtgcaACCTTTATGCTTTTTCCAGGAATTAGTGGCTCTCCGCTGCGAGTGGTCAGTCCTGGAGAAGAAGGGAAACTGCGTCtaggtggtggaggtggaggagactTGGAGGGTTTCTCTGTGCGATACCGAGGTACTGTGAGCTCATCTGGATGAGAAAGAAAATCACTCTTTTTGGAAGAAGAAGCActgctttttaaaacaacatcATGCCTCTAAATGCCATATGGCTTATATTTAGTGTTTAAAACCTACTTTACTCAATATTAAATGTCTAAATGTGCTGTATATCCCCTAGATTTCCTTTGCTCTTGAAAACTTGATGAGCTTAGTTTGTGTCAGACTGAGATACTGAACTCTTTATCTCACCAGAGCCACGCCTGGATCCTCCGTCTTTTCCAGAAAGCTTGTGCTGGGGCTTGCTGGCGCGGTGCTCTGGGGTCGCTGCTCCACTCTGGGGGTTCTGGCTGGACGATGTGTTGGACGAATGCTTGATCTGCTTTGCAGCAAAGTCCAGGTCTGGAATAGCCTTCATTAGCTCAGCCTGGGTCTCCTCCAGCAGCCGGTTGATGTCCTGGGCGCTGTATTGGGTTAGACTGGCTCGCTTCTCCTCCCAGTCCCGCTCTGCTGCCTGTAAAGTGGAGAAGAGGATCCCAACACTTTGTACTGTCTTGTGATATAATTTGTGACACAGAGAATGTGCAGCAGGTGGTGaggttttaaaaataacagcagaaatTCTTCCTACCAGCCGGACTTCGACGGACAAAGCTTTGTCAGCAGCAGCACGGCGCTCCAGCTCCTCCAAGGCTTTACCCTTGTGGGGAACAGGAGGATGATTGTCCTTGTGAGGGCCGGATGGGTTACCGTGCCCACGGCTGAGGCTGGTGTGAGGGCTCCAATTGGAAAGGCTGTTACCTCCCCCAAGGTCATTGATGGTGAGCGGTGGACTGGTGGGGATGTCAAAGTCTGCAAACTTTCGCAAATCCTCGTTGTGCTTTGATGAAGGACTAGAGAAGTCCTCTTGCTTCTTCCATACCCCCTCATTCGCTTGTCTGGCAAGAAATGGAAGATGAATTAATTAACCAGCTCTTTGAAATGttacacaaacaaaaccatGAATTATACATCAACCAAAGTGGAAACAATTGTTGATGAATGCTGAAAACatccccccaaaaaaccccTCTCCAAACACTGAAGGGCGTAAACTATAACTTTTACTAAATTAATTCTCAAACTCACGGTTTCCCACaaagatgagaggaaaaaactaattttgatGAGCTCTTTTATCAGTGAGATTAATTAAACCAGAAAGTGAGATGCTTTTTGGACACAAGGCTGATTAGGAGATAGACAATGGAGTGCTGAAGGGCAAATTTTCATCCACACTCACCATAAAATCAAAAATCCATTATTCATGTGACTGAAAATGGCCTCAATCAGGGCGTCACCTAGTAACGCCAGTTAATCACAACACTAGCAGCTTGAATGCACGTTTAAAGACTGCTTTTTTTCACTTCACACTGggtgatttttaatcatttctgtaTCTCTGATAGTTTCAGAGCTTTGgcataaaaacaataaactgcTTAATGGTGGAAATCTCTGATCTGAATCAACAACAATATCTAATCAATTTTCTTTGGTCTGAAGCCTGTCTTGTCTGCCACATTTTATGAAAATCCATAATGTTCTActgaaacagcaacaaagaggGGTGCAGGCACAATATCTTTGACTGAGATACAAATAGAAAAGTCTTGTCCCAACTGATTGCAGATGGATGCTGGGTGTGTTTCACTGTCAAAATGCATAATAATTTATTTGGCAAACGCTTCCTCAGTGTTGATATTATATTAATTCTAACTCAATGTATGGACAGCTTATCAGAATTCAACAAATACTGGCGTTTTCAAACTGGCACTGAAACTGTAACGCAGGTATGGAGCGGGTTCATACTTGCGCATGGTGGCGAGGGTGTCGGTTATAGTCTTGCAGCGTTTTAACAGGGCGTCGAGCCTGTGCGGCTCTTCTTTCAGGAATTTCACggcctccacctccaccctgAGCACCACCCGCATCTTACTCTGCAGGCCGGGGAATTGATCTGCAGCAGAAAGCAGAGGAGTGACATCGGAAGCCAAGCGTGCTCCCATAAACACATCAACTCAGTCCGACGATGCTGTGAAAGCCTGTTATGATACTGAAACAATAAGAAGTTTGAACCGCTGCAAATGGTCAGGGAGTTCATTAAGACAATACGCAATCTGAGCCTGATTAAATGTTGCAGACGAGCTGTGGGTGACTAAAAGATAATCAGTGCCTTGGTGAGTAATTATATTATAAACTGCCTGCCAGGGTAAAAGACAGTGTTTTCAGCTTTGCGCCTGTGTGGAGAATGTGAAATGTGCCAGCGTGACTCACTTTTCAGCTCTGTCAGTGTTTCTCCCAGCTTTCTCAGAACAGTGGccttctcctccagctcctgcaCTGTCACCAGCTTGTGGTTGACAGACGACTCCTTCTGGATCTCCTCCACTGACTTCTCCAGGTCGCTGGGATGGAACAGACAGCAGGCTGAGCACCAGGGATTCCTCCACTACACTTTAACTTTTACTGGCTGAAATTACGTTATTTGcatttcagtaaaacttctgcCAAAAAGCTGTCTCTCAATCAACTCGCAGCCAGGCAGGAGGAGTATGGATTGGTATTTAAAAGTCATAAAGCAActgagacattaaaaaaaaatctttcaaaataacTGCTTGATACGCCTTCAAGAACAGCAAATCTGCAAATGTGAATATGTTGAGCTCTAATGTTGAGCCTGTGTCCACTCAGGTCAGTCGTATGTCAAACAAGGCTGTTACAAGTTAcataatgaataaaacttttatatatatttaaccaAAATAATAATCGGCTGCCACTAGCcaggcagaaaaacagacatCAATTAGCAGAGATCATTTAACAGTCCAACCAATTATTCCAAATATCCAAACGCCGCGCAGAGTGAGATTCAAGAACTGTTCTGCCACTCAAAGAGAGATGCAGGAATCATTACCACAGCGAATATTTCCCCACATGAGACCGAAGCAAGTTATCTGATTATTAAATCTCAAGGTAGCCTTCTGTGCTCTCGTTTTGCAGGCACTTTAATTAGTTGCTGGACAGTTTCATACCGCAGATCTTAATAAGCATCTTGCTCTACGCCGGGCTTAATTACAGTTACAATTTCATCCTATCACTGTGCCATCCTGCAAGTCATTTAATTGTACAACAGATATGAACATTGTTATGTCTGATGCAATTATGAAATACATGTTAAAATACACCTTAACCTGCTGTCAGCTTATATATTCAATGCACTACTCAAAATCACCAACACTGTTCTTGTAGAAGAACTGCAGATTCATACATTCTTCTATGAGTACTACCACTTcaattattgcttttttttctttttaattgcaCATTTGATGTTTGGATGACAGTATTTCAGGAACTAGTAAATACAAAAACCTGAGaatttctctgttatttctcattagGCTATTGATTCAGAATTTTCAATATTGGATGAGCAGAACAAAAAGCATCTAATTATggaaacatttaaatatgaaaaacaatgGAAGCAGTCATTAAAAGTCCCAACTTTGagcacacattaacaaaaaaatgattaactCGTGATAATTTCTGAACCACACATATTTGCATGttacaaaacattgaaaacacTTTTCAATATGAAAAACGTGACCacaaaattgaattcaaatgtTACTGATGTTGAACTTGACTGATGCAGGTATGACAAgctgtaccacaaaaacaaaaatactgattAATAGCCTAATAGTTCTGGCGTTTCAAAAAGGTTCTTCAGATCTaatgatatttttcattttttggaccCCAATTTGTAGGATGAAACCTATCATCAATAGCATGATgagaaattaaagtaaaaatttcAGGCGTTTTTATTTAATAGTTGAGATATCCGACACAGAATTAAATTTGCATTGATATATGAAgagaaaatttcacaaatatcttcataaaaatgaatattttgatGATTTGGATGGAATGACCCTAATATTGATAGGCTGGGCATTTCAGTGCTTTACAGCTGTTTACATTATTGCCTTAAATCCAAGTTTTTGTTGTTACTGACTGGAGCTGCTGGATGATGAGCTCCTCCTCATTCAGGTACTTgagcctctcctcctccaccaggaggcgctgtcTCTGCAGAGGATCCTCCTGCTTCCTCAGGGCGTCAGCCACGCGCACGTTCAGCTCCGCTTCCGTCCGTTTCAGCAGAGTTCGCACTGAATCCTGGTTCTCTAGCTGCTCACACATACAATCACACACAACATTACAGATGTCCATACACAGCTCAGACTTCAGCAGGGCATGGTATACCGTCTGCAAGTACTTGGAAATAAATCAATGTTAGCCTTGTTGGCCTTTGGAGGACAGCTCGTTGAAGTTCTGAAATCTGCTTTCACAGCAATCGCAAAATAACAATGAGACATCAAAGAGGAAAACTGGAGCACCATTGCAAAGTAAACTTGAATGATTTGCAGAAATTGCACACTCTGGCTTGCCCCGTCTTGGAGAGGGCAGACTGTGACCTTTCCATCTCTCCTGCCTTCTTATTCAAGAagaacatttttgcattatCCTTCACTGCCCATGAGGTTTCCAGTCATTCACTTGTGAGCTTTAGCCAAGTGAATGTGGTGTCTTGACTGTGTATCAGCATGTGCACATAACGTTTCTCCAAACACAGAAAGCTGGGACGCCCTGAGGAAAAAACGTCCACACAGAGCGTGAACTCCGCTCCCTCTCAGTGTTACGAATGGAATATTCGACAGGACTACTGCTTGTAATACAACTCCCTGAGATGAAATCACCTGGCAAGcaagaaaaattaataattgATCAACCTTATGTTCTAGGAAGTGAAGCGAGACAACAATATGAGTAACATTTATAATTACCCAGTATTCCCCCATTATACTGCCGGCAGCAGTGATGCAGATGCACAGGGGTGGGGTaacatattaaaaaacattttacatatttagaaagatacactttcagcttttcttattttatctcGCAGTGCTGTGCTGCTTCTCACTCAGCTGCCAGTCTCTTCCTCACACTCCCTTCCTGTATAATTCATGAGCCACATGTAAAATTGAAGCCGTCGGCCATCACCACGGGCAACAGAACGAGCCCGGGGCAGAGGTCACACTCGGGCACACAGAGGTGTAAACATTAAACTGTCCTCTCCACGTACATCAGTCAGAGAAACCCCCGTGACTGCTGCCATGGAACAAATAAAAGCTTTGCACATCCATCATCTTTCACCTCCACTACTCCTTCTTTCCTCGTTTCCCCTGCAAGAAACTCTCACCACTCTGTTTATTTCATCATCTCTTCCTCACTCCTGCAGCAGTAACCATGGCACCACTTGCATCAGAGATAAATGAAATGCATAAGGACCTCaacagtgcattttttttcatttcttccttCGCTGCAGCCATCATGACAACctgtatttttgtaaaacagcaCAAGATGTGAACTAAGCTTTTATCTCTCTATCTGATTATTAATCCTCAAACAACATCACGCCCTCAATGTGTCATGCAGCACAGCTAAGCAGGTGTTATTTACTATAGGTGCTGTATCGAAGTGAAGATCAAACAAATATCAAAGCGCCTGCACACTGTACATAAGTGATGAAATATTGTAGTGTTCAATTACAGTTGCAGGTGTTTCTATTaaatttaactgttttctgaGGCGTTCTATGGACCTCTGCACAAGCAAAGCACATGTGGAGTGTACGCTGACACTGCAAAGCTTAGTATGTCACTCACATTTATCATGATAACGCCAATTCACTTGTTTGAAAATGCTTGAGTTCACCTCAACCtgatttctgcaaaaaaaaataaaaaatcccctgAACCTGCTGCCAACAATTTTCTTATGAATTCCTTTTATTCAATAAAAAGTTGTTAGTAACTATTCACAAGACTGTGGATTATGCAGAGTCATCAGGACATCGTCTCGGattcattttttatgtatattttcaatgCTTTGAGCACAACAAACAAATTTGCCTCCATTTCACCTTTGGAACGCTGATTAGTTTATAATTGCTCTCCTGTTCCCTGTCCTTTGATGCATTATACCTCTTTCAATATAATTTCAATATTTCCAGCTGCCATTTACAAACATTGTTTCATCAACAATTGTATTAACCTGAGTTTAATTTTCTTGCTTTGGAtttctttattgtgtatttttttaaaggattttatAGGATGATGGGATACACAAGGAGTATGTGTAAATGACAGTTTTATGGATAAAAGGTAGAGAGTGGAGCATAGAGCTGCGTGCACAAAAGCAgaatgtcattttctgtcacagtgTACTAAGAGGTTTAAAATACCGAATAGCCACACAAAGAATCATAACCTTGAACATCGTAGAAATAtatcaaaatcaaaaaatgtttgaatggTTCGATACCACTAATGGAGtgctttttgtgtgatttaaaaGAACAGACTTAAAGAAACAGATAAATGGCATCTGATGGCGGATTATATACCTGTGTCTTGCGTAGTTGGGTGAGCTGCTTGCGCAGGTCGGTGGCGTTTTGCTGCAGCCCGTGCAGATGGAGCTGCATCTGCAAGCGACCAACGCTGTTCACTTGGCTCAAGTTAGAGGGTGGCGGCGGCATCAGAGCTAGAGGTGCCGACGGCGTATGAGCTGCCAATCACAGAGCAGGACATGGGGGTCACCGGGAGGTCGGCGGGAAACAAATTGGTTAGTTTGCTGGGCTTTTTGCTCCGGTGAGATTTGCAGTCAGCCAGCCAGATTGACACACAGTACAAACAAATAGCGCACACACTCTCGGCATAAAGGCCCAAAGAAATGTACATAGATAGAaaatatacaaagaaaaaaagcaccatATTCACAGATCTTCCAATAGCCCACTGGGAGAAATGTGAGCTCATGCTATTAGTAAAACTCACAGAGAACTGCATTAGTTAATTCAGTAGTGACACACAGGGATAACCATgctcttatcttaacacaggcCTTTGTGAGTATGGCCATTGACCAGCCAAGAGATTCAACcatacaaacacactcacaaagGAGTGTCCAGTGTGTGACAAAACAAACCTCTCTTAAGAAATAATAAAGCAGAAATTGAAAAAGTGGGATCAGAGACAGGACAAAAGGGGGGAGTCCACTCTCTGGGAAGGGAAACAAGAGAATAAACACCACCAGCTACCCAGCAACACCATACAGAGGGCAGAGAGCCATGAGAGATGTCAGATAGGAGAAATTAAAAAGGGTGATAGAGTAGGAGATGGCAACTACCTTTCTTCTTCAGCCGTCCAGCTGGAATGTGGAAAGAGTGAGCCGAGAAATTAATGAGAGgtgacagagagacaaagaaggagaggaaagtcttaaaaagttcatttctAACGGAGCGACGATCCTGGAGAACAGTTTATTGACTACAGCAGATACACGGACTGTGGTGACGGTTCAGTCCTTTGGCGTGGCGCCAATTTGTGAGGAAGCTTGAAAAATAACTGTATCTTTGTGCTGACCCCTCGAGGGTCTGGCATCGGAAAGGGTTTGTTTGTGCCAGAACAAGATTATAGACAGgcgaggggaaaaaaatacagaaacaggGTTCACCTACTATCTATAAGCTACACACGTTGTCAGTATTTCACAATTCCTTgctgagaaacatttttttttgtgtgatttaaatACCATTTTGATAGTTTCAAAATTAGATTCAAACATGAAATGCAATCTCCACACACCCAGTGGAGTCCAAAGTGAAGAAATAAACCTTCAACTCCTTCAAAGGTGTCTGTCTTATTACCTCGCCCAGGAGGTTCTGTTTACAATTTActacgtttgtctgtttatttaaCACCTTTCAAAAGCTCCAAAGCTGTTAGAAGGtggatttttctctctctgactgAGTTATGCCAACTGTTCCCCTCTTGCTTCTAGCATTTGTTCTTAGAGATTTGCAAAACTGAATGCTAGACAAATTGAGATGAAATTTATGCTGATTTTCTCATCTGATAGAGTTGAGCAATTCTCCAGCGTCTTTCTAACACTCCTTTAAAAGCTTAACCCTGGCCGCAACAGTTCTATTGAGTGGATTTGAACAgcctttatttttgtcatgaaaATGGTGAATGAGTCATTTGGAAATTAATAGAGAAAAACTAAGATAGTGAAAGAGAAATAGAAAAAGGCATGAATGAGGTGGAATGAAAAGTGCTTTAATACTTAACCTGTTTGGTTTGGTTAAACCGAGCCGTTTGCCTATTTAGTGTGGTTCAATGTACGCTGCTAGCAGAAAGGGATCTATGTGAATGACCGTGATTTTCAAAAGCTGAGCAACTATCACATCAATCTGATGATTGTCTGGTgttcagcaagaaaaaaaatctctactGCCAATGCAGATAAATGTATGCAAATTATTTTGTAACCATGGTAACATGTAACAAAAGCAGTTTAAACTACAGGTTGTGGGACGACGTGTAGCTTGCTTCGCACTTTGTTTAGCCCGATAAAAAAGATTCGATTAATTCAAAAATTACATGGACATCATGTTTGCAACTGAATAACTGGTTTGTTCATTTTCCCAACCAAAAGTGCCAAACATTCTCTGGATCCAGCGCAGCAGCTTCATTAAAGCACCTGATGCTCCATCAAAAGGttgttgaatatttttgtaaggattttttttctgctagtcaaactgtgtaattttatgtttaCAGCTCTTGGTTTGGTAGTTAAAAGTCAGTGTGAACACGACTGGACCAGAACTAACAGGCATCACCGTATAATTTCCTCCCCTGATCTGAACCAAGTGAACCGAACTACAGGTGTGAAAACAGCAATTACTGACTCAACAATTTTGAGGCTGCATTCCAAATCGCATACTTACTACGTGCTACAGCTGCCCTTACAAAGTACATCTGCTGGATGCACTACGCAGACGTCGCAGACTACTTTGTCATAATATTGGGCCTTAAAATTTGACTGTCTTGCTCGTATGTCCATCGCAGTCTGTTGTACAAAATGAGCCGTCATCTGTCTGAGTCCTCAAGCTTGTATTTTACTCGCGGGAGACACTGTGACGTATGCAACGCAACTgcacagaggattgtgggtcagaatggagAGTAAAAAAACAGACTGCATGCTGCAAAATCTGAGCAGACATAGAGGGACATTCtggcatttttgacaaattgcaATTGATATACTGTGTATTGggacatttttaatctttttctggcaCACCATATACTATGGTCGTAAGGGTATGAGAATGTACTCCCAATTAACTGTATCATAAAGTACAGCTGATTCATCCATGTTGTCAAAGTTCAATAAAGTAGCTACAATCCAGGAGGTCACCATCACTGCTAGTTTGTGTGGATCTGGTGCACTACTGTTAGcaggaaaaatacatttctaaacGGAGATCAGCATGGCAGTGTTAGTAATGGGTCAGTCCACAGATCACAATTACCCAGCTCTACTCACTTCCAGTGGCGGAGCCGTCACTGTTGGTTTCGGTCTTCTCGCTGGAAGAGAAAGGTAATGGCCGTGAAAACTCCGTCCCTTGGTCCGGAGGGCAGCCCGCCATCATGCAGAGACGCAGCAGGCCGCATCTGAGGATCAACGGCCACAGGGCAAGGCAATTACAGTGCTAACACTACCGGCACCACTACTGGACACTATCAGACTGATTAACAAGTTATCTGCTTGTTAATGAGACCCTACTGTGTACAGGAGGGTAAAGTGGGATGACAACAACGGCCAGTGTGAGGAAGTCAAAATCTATGTCCCTGTATCAGTGCCCGGATAAACAACACAGTGCCCTAATGCTTAGTGGTCTGCACTTGCACACAAAGGTAATGTGCCACTTCACAGCTATGCAGCTGATAATGGCTCTGATAATAGCCTGCTGCTGTTCCTGTCGATAATGTGTCCAATATAAAGCTGTATGTGTGACTTCGAGAGGGTTAATGGGGTTTAATGGAGAGTCTTACGTGCTGTCGCTGTCCGGTGCTCTGGTCAGAACACTCTGGACCAGTCCAGTCAGGCTGGCGATCTGCTTCTCCATGGCCTCCATGCGCTCCAGGCGATGATCCCTTgaaaagtggacaataaaacaGACATGGATTAAGACTTGAAATAGATGGAAATGGGCAAAGATTTGTTTTTTGAGGTGTGAAATACATAGCCAACAATCAAAGTTGAAAAACTGTGCCACAGTGCAAAATGATACCTAAATAAAAGTTGGCACACAGGCTCATGCTGACCTGCTAGTATCTGCATCTTGCCCAGATAATGAAGATCCAAAACCAGGCATGGTCCTGCTGCCCTCCCCAGGTCCAGCTGTTAGACACAGAGGTTCTGAACCAGAGCTGGGCCTCGACTTCGGGCTCTCGACGAacacagaggaggaggcagagtcCTTGCGGAAACTCTGCCTGACAGGTGAGGCCCTGGGTGAGCTGGAATACGAGTCCCTGTCCCTCAGCTGCATGTCAGGGATTTTCTGTGGGGATGAGGGCGGCATTCGAAAACCCATGCCCAGAGTGGCCGAGGAGTATGTGTCAGAGTACAGCGAACCTCCGGGCTTGTAGAGAGAGTCCTCCAGGTCTCCCTGAAGAGCAGCGGCCGAATAGGTGCTGAGGGAGCGCACGGAGCCACGGCGGTAGAGGCCAGTGGATACGGGGAAGCTAAAGGGGTCTCCGATGGCAGCTAACGACTGGGTGGAGGCAATGCTGAGTCGACCTTCATGCATCAAGCTGTAGGGATCTGCATACAACCCCTCGTTCTTCATCAGCGCCATGTTTTTCGCAGAAACTTCTTCATCAGGCTTGACATCACGACGCTCCAGGATGGCACTGGGTGAAGGAGACAGGCCTGCGTTGGCAGCGTGGCCGGCTGACGGATGGTGGGGATGTCGGGGTTGCTCATGCTGGGGGTGGGACCCGGCGAAGGACGGAGGGCGGCCGCCGGTGTAGGAGAGGCGTGAGCGAGATGGAGAGCCGGAGGACGCTGAGGCCGTGGAGGAAGGAAGGGTGTTGAGGCGGCGCGTCGGAGAGGAGTCACGAGAGGAATACACCATTTCCCTCTGAAAGGAACAAGCAGGGATGggagttaccatggagacccaCGGATGAGCGTGCTGTGTTTCCCATGTGTCAGCTGCACACAGAGACGACTTAGATCTGGCAGGAACTAGACAGACTGTCACAGGCTGCAGACGCCAAAAGAAGATGAGGAATTTCTCAAAAGACCAATTATTGATCACAGAATGTAGTCTCAAACTCTTCTAGACTGAAGCTTGCAATATTTTTCAAATAGAATGAGTGAAAAAGGGGGTGTTCTG
This portion of the Amphiprion ocellaris isolate individual 3 ecotype Okinawa chromosome 19, ASM2253959v1, whole genome shotgun sequence genome encodes:
- the srcin1a gene encoding SRC kinase signaling inhibitor 1 isoform X6, which produces MKDGGRMKGSSKEQKTKKGFVRRWTDPERGGSHMISTDDLEYPREYRTLGNSARRFSNVGLVHTSEHRHTVSAAQSLEALTNLHKADMERKRDAFMDHLKSKYQQQQQQLQHPHHSPHHNPPSPSPSHASMRGTSERSAREQQQPNYWSFKSRSPRHSQSTQSGLADQAAKLSFASTESLETMSEADMPLGFNRMNRFRQSLPLSRSASQNKLRSPGVLFLQYGDETRRVHITHELSSLDTLHALIVHMFPQKLTAGMLKSPNTAILIKDEARNVFYELEDVRDIQDRSIIKIYRKEPIYASYPAAAHLANGDLRREMVYSSRDSSPTRRLNTLPSSTASASSGSPSRSRLSYTGGRPPSFAGSHPQHEQPRHPHHPSAGHAANAGLSPSPSAILERRDVKPDEEVSAKNMALMKNEGLYADPYSLMHEGRLSIASTQSLAAIGDPFSFPVSTGLYRRGSVRSLSTYSAAALQGDLEDSLYKPGGSLYSDTYSSATLGMGFRMPPSSPQKIPDMQLRDRDSYSSSPRASPVRQSFRKDSASSSVFVESPKSRPSSGSEPLCLTAGPGEGSRTMPGFGSSLSGQDADTSRDHRLERMEAMEKQIASLTGLVQSVLTRAPDSDSTCGLLRLCMMAGCPPDQGTEFSRPLPFSSSEKTETNSDGSATGTGRLKKKAHTPSAPLALMPPPPSNLSQVNSVGRLQMQLHLHGLQQNATDLRKQLTQLRKTQLENQDSVRTLLKRTEAELNVRVADALRKQEDPLQRQRLLVEEERLKYLNEEELIIQQLHDLEKSVEEIQKESSVNHKLVTVQELEEKATVLRKLGETLTELKNQFPGLQSKMRVVLRVEVEAVKFLKEEPHRLDALLKRCKTITDTLATMRKQANEGVWKKQEDFSSPSSKHNEDLRKFADFDIPTSPPLTINDLGGGNSLSNWSPHTSLSRGHGNPSGPHKDNHPPVPHKGKALEELERRAAADKALSVEVRLAAERDWEEKRASLTQYSAQDINRLLEETQAELMKAIPDLDFAAKQIKHSSNTSSSQNPQSGAATPEHRASKPQHKLSGKDGGSRRGSDELTVPRYRTEKPSKSPPPPPPRRSFPSSPGLTTRSGEPLIPGKSIKKSESEETEGQKPHIKLRRTVSENPRPASTPPTLASGDKEELEEERIAAELEGRHLSPVPHIVLTDCSPASPTFSEDPVRDLANEPLEESPSRDWTGHHMAYETIISRKRYSEGFQSPPQREQSCLDIESKPGVALLLTELEVRVVSPLQAQELSRTAGEVLQIVTISAQTKEVSEVQLSGRPVLVLCREEKTVKDAYKLLYSLLESSKPVPKPRMKSSHHSGQERSLVEALRRGMETEENILTLQHTAYMTQQSPLSLTSESSGFSRSVDNVTSRGKTAEDIRRSTYKRLDSLEETIRELENTLIEISGHPRTEQLYTETATNSTSLQSPTSDTKKPPVPPKPSSLSPAPIQGGNNSSVGKVLHSSAASKLKHLQQNSTDKTKSGKREDFLKIQGQQQTCPPWVTSLLGPQLKALGTNSTSGSIEPYLSGIKTGIFSGRVASPAAAFAPGLRKYPKEGSVPSLTASSSQAKALLASLTASGLSAEALLLSSTLRHHRLLREQRASSLPLSSSQSSSPTPPATSSSSSSSPTTPTPSLSPSSPTPSNSFTFSSGVLKPSSRSLDSSSLNSCKDGGSD